In Rutidosis leptorrhynchoides isolate AG116_Rl617_1_P2 chromosome 2, CSIRO_AGI_Rlap_v1, whole genome shotgun sequence, one genomic interval encodes:
- the LOC139890093 gene encoding F-box/FBD/LRR-repeat protein At1g13570-like: MKQLLSTHIFSCVELERLALDNCCLRSPPTFCGLPNLLRLELYRVVYENISLGEIITRSPSLEILKFRQGEITLVDIAKLKNLKELVMPLYLLDHSAITSSLIVDLGTCLPNLQMLSLDFLDYQFLGDLVGTERVPASFPCLESLALYQIDFSCKTKLMFAFEFIRYSPKLQTLRISAKYNDAVPHSANFLSELNSIQLGLPQLRIVMLLNFRGSEEEILPIKKLLAGSPSLKKINIYPLSSKVFGSDNGKLMVATKLLKFHRASPSAEVEINWF; encoded by the exons ATGAAACAACTCTTATCTACCCATATTTTCTCTTGTGTGGAGTTGGAACGTTTGGCGCTTGATAACTGTTGTCTCCGTTCTCCACCCACCTTTTGTGGTTTACCAAATCTTTTGCGTTTGGAACTGTATCGGGTAGTATATGAAAACATAAGTCTTGGAGAAATTATCACTCGAAGTCCTTCACTTGAGATTCTGAAATTCAGGCAAGGAGAAATTACACTAGTTGATATTGCTAAACTAAAAAATCTTAAAGAATTGGTCATGCCATTGTATTTGCTTGACCATAGTGCAATCACAAGTTCTTTAATTGTTGACCTTGGGACTTGTCTTccaaatcttcaaatgctctctttgGATTTCCTAGACTACCAG TTCTTAGGAGATTTAGTTGGTACAGAGCGGGTCCCTGCCTCCTTTCCCTGCCTTGAGAGTCTTGCATTATACCAAATTGATTTTAGCTGTAAGACTAAGCTGATGTTTGCTTTTGAGTTTATTCGGTATTCTCCCAAACTGCAGACCCTTCGGATCTCA GCTAAATACAATGATGCTGTCCCACATTCTGCAAATTTTTTGTCAGAGTTAAACTCCATCCAATTGGGGCTGCCACAACTACGAATAGTGATGTTGCTAAATTTTCGAGgttcagaggaagaaatattgccGATAAAGAAATTACTTGCAGGTTCACCCTCGttaaagaaaattaatatttatcCCTTGTCATCCAAAGTTTTTGGTAGTGACAATGGAAAGTTGATGGTTGCTACAAAGTTGTTAAAATTCCATCGAGCCTCACCTAGTGCCGAAGTAGAAATTAATTGGTTTTAA
- the LOC139894629 gene encoding uncharacterized protein, with protein MRSRSKKIPGSTSKESGNGVLKSGNVVDETNIKNVVTAKRSGYVVLALFILITQGIWAVYHYQFEILPEPLTVERVGKRGFSEEAAMKHVVELTQLGPHPVGSDALELGLQYVLEAAEKIAKTVHWEVDVEVDLFQASSGANILVSGLFNGKTLVYSDLKHVVVRISPKYDSEAVDSAILVSSHIDTVFSGEGAGDCSSCVAVMLELARGISHWAHGFKNSVIFLFNTGEEEGLNGAHSFITQHPWSSSIRMAIDLEAMGIGGASAIFQAGPHAWPIENFALVAKYPSGQILAQDLFTSGVIKSATDFQVYKEVAGLSGLDFAYADNTAVYHTKNDKLKLLKPGSLQHLGENMLAFLLHTASSSELSKGKVMAVNDKSDGDAAIYFDILGTYMVVFRQRLANMLYNSVIMQSIMIWATSVVMGGSPATSSLALSFLSILLMWICSLSFSIAVAFILPLISSSPVPFISSPWLVVGLFASPAFLGALTGQHIGYLVLKRYISRVFSKRMETLSPAVQANWAKLESERSLYKSGLLQWLILLVLGHYYKVGSSYLALVWLVSPAFACMRC; from the exons ATGAGAAGCAGGTCAAAAAAGATTCCGGGTAGTACATCAAAGGAATCCGGTAATGGTGTGTTGAAATCTGGGAACGTAGTAGACGAGACGAATATTAAGAATGTAGTGACTGCAAAGAGATCAGGTTATGTCGTTTTGGCTTTGTTTATTTTGATCACACAAGGGATATGGGCAGTTTATCATTACCAGTTTGAGATTTTGCCCGAACCTCTTACGGTCGAGCGAGTCGGTAAACGAGGGTTTTCAGAAGAGGCGGCAATGAAGCATGTTGTCGAGTTGACTCAGTTGGGTCCTCATCCTGTTGGTTCTGATGCTTTGGAGCTAGGATTGCAG TATGTATTAGAAGCTGCCGAGAAAATCGCAAAGACGGTTCACTGGGAAGTTGATGTTGAAGTGGACCTTTTTCAAGCAAGCTCCGGTGCTAATATTTTGGTTAGTGGACTTTTTAACGGGAAAACGCTTGTTTATTCAGATCTCAAACACGTAGTTGTAAGAATTTCGCCTAAGTACGATTCTGAAGCTGTAGATAGTGCTATTCTGGTCTCTTCTCACATAGATACCGTCTTCTCAGG GGAAGGAGCAGGTGACTGCAGTTCTTGTGTAGCTGTTATGCTTGAGCTTGCTCGAGGAATCTCCCATTGGGCCCACGGTTTCAAGAATTCGGTTATTTTCTTGTTTAATACTGGGGAGGAAGAAGGCTTAAATGGTGCACATAGCTTTATAACTCAG CATCCATGGAGTAGTTCCATACGCATGGCTATTGACTTGGAGGCCATGGGCATTGGAGGAGCATCTGCTATATTTCAG GCTGGTCCTCATGCATGGCCTATTGAAAACTTCGCATTGGTAGCCAAATACCCATCTGGTCAAATTCTTGCTCAG GATCTTTTTACATCTGGTGTGATTAAATCTGCTACTGATTTTCAAGTGTACAAAGAGGTTGCTGGTCTTTCTGGCCTCGACTTTGCTTACGCGGATAATACCGCCGTGTATCACACAAAG AACGATAAGTTGAAGCTTTTAAAACCGGGTTCACTTCAACATCTTGGAGAAAACATGCTTGCTTTTCTGCTTCATACTGCATCGTCATCTGAACTTTCTAAAGGAAAAGTAATGGCAGTTAATGATAAAAGTGATGGTGATGCAGCCATATATTTTGACATTTTG GGAACGTATATGGTTGTATTCCGTCAACGTTTAGCCAACATGCTCTACAATTCAGTCATAATGCAATCTATTATGATATGGGCTACATCAGTTGTAATGGGCGGGTCACCCGCCACATCATCTTTAGCCTTATCATTCTTAAGCATCCTACTAATGTGGATATGTTCATTAAGTTTCTCAATCGCCGTTGCATTCATTCTACCACTTATATCTTCATCACCGGTTCCCTTTATTTCAAGCCCGTGGCTCGTTGTTGGTTTATTTGCTTCCCCTGCATTCCTTGGGGCTTTGACTGGTCAACATATCGGTTATCTTGTACTAAAACGTTACATATCACGTGTATTTTCCAAAAGAATGGAGACACTGTCTCCTGCGGTTCAAGCCAACTGGGCCAAATTGGAATCTGAAAGATCGCTTTATAAAAGCGGGTTGTTGCAATGGCTTATTCTTCTTGTGTTGGGACATTATTATAAAGTTGGATCTTCTTATTTAGCCCTTGTGTGGCTTGTTTCGCCAGCTTTTGCTT GTATGCGATGTTGA